The following coding sequences lie in one Parvularculales bacterium genomic window:
- a CDS encoding helix-turn-helix domain-containing protein, whose amino-acid sequence MMRAAERLFARDGPENVTTRAIVEASGQKNESALQYHFGSRQGLIREIHNYWGEKIAKKRAAIITEMSTPAPLRDIVVMMFTPGFTLATEDPDYRCYVKAFGQETVLSALPAITRVPAPEGANRLVEVLRKTLPHLSDDNLNQRIDWAIRLAAISMAQLANRKNAFRGEEARLAYHRTIDAMVGILGADVSGETQEPERQ is encoded by the coding sequence ATGATGCGGGCTGCGGAGAGGCTCTTTGCCAGAGACGGTCCGGAAAATGTAACGACGCGTGCGATTGTTGAAGCCTCAGGGCAAAAAAACGAGTCCGCCCTCCAGTACCATTTTGGAAGCCGTCAGGGTCTGATACGTGAGATTCACAACTATTGGGGTGAGAAGATTGCAAAAAAGCGAGCGGCAATCATCACGGAGATGAGCACCCCTGCACCCCTTCGGGATATTGTCGTGATGATGTTCACGCCGGGTTTTACTCTCGCGACCGAAGACCCGGATTACCGGTGTTATGTCAAAGCCTTCGGACAGGAAACCGTGCTGTCGGCACTTCCGGCCATTACCCGTGTACCGGCCCCCGAAGGAGCGAACCGGCTCGTCGAAGTATTGCGGAAGACCCTTCCTCACCTCAGCGACGACAATCTTAATCAGAGGATCGACTGGGCCATCCGGCTGGCGGCCATTTCAATGGCGCAACTGGCGAACCGGAAGAACGCCTTCAGGGGCGAAGAGGCAAGGCTCGCCTACCACCGGACTATTGATGCCATGGTTGGCATTCTGGGCGCGGACGTATCCGGAGAAACTCAGGAGCCGGAAAGACAGTAA
- a CDS encoding alpha/beta fold hydrolase translates to MKKTILITLAALLTGGALFAGYITRDGETVTPTGAGTVVLDAGTFEAFPLPDYAARFVTDDYKSYFVEVDPGIKVHVLEVGQGYPVLLQHGNPTSGFLYRKVAAELPLDRVRLIMPTLVGLGFSSKIPASEHNLDDHMRRINSVLTQLDLKDVILVGQDWGGPAGMGAVALSPGMLKGAVIMNTGLNAPKEAMDISRIHAIVKTPVVGEFIIETLNSAFDGIPRVQGDPASIPPEIIELYKRPVLDSGNKKAPLAMMRMVTDGPDHPSAERMRFIGSYVQTLDIPVELIWGMNDPILAKALPNMKQNFPDAHVTETEAGHFLQEEVPAEIAAAILRVLDQIVN, encoded by the coding sequence ATGAAGAAAACCATTCTCATCACTCTGGCCGCGCTGCTTACCGGTGGCGCGCTTTTTGCGGGGTACATCACCCGGGACGGAGAAACCGTCACACCTACAGGTGCGGGGACGGTCGTGCTTGATGCCGGAACTTTCGAAGCGTTTCCCCTACCGGATTATGCGGCCAGGTTCGTGACGGACGACTACAAGAGCTACTTCGTCGAAGTGGACCCGGGGATCAAGGTGCATGTGCTTGAGGTGGGTCAGGGCTATCCGGTTCTCCTTCAGCATGGCAATCCGACCTCCGGTTTTCTTTACCGGAAGGTGGCCGCAGAACTGCCCCTTGACCGTGTCCGCCTGATTATGCCAACGCTGGTGGGACTCGGATTTTCCAGCAAGATCCCCGCAAGCGAACACAATCTCGACGACCATATGCGCCGGATCAATAGCGTGCTCACGCAGTTAGACCTGAAAGACGTCATCCTCGTCGGGCAGGACTGGGGCGGCCCCGCCGGTATGGGCGCGGTGGCCCTGTCACCCGGAATGCTCAAAGGGGCGGTCATCATGAACACCGGTCTCAACGCACCGAAAGAGGCAATGGACATTTCACGCATCCACGCCATCGTCAAAACGCCAGTTGTCGGAGAATTTATAATTGAAACCCTGAACTCGGCCTTTGACGGCATACCACGGGTGCAGGGAGACCCGGCATCCATACCCCCGGAAATTATCGAGCTCTACAAGCGGCCCGTTCTCGACAGCGGTAATAAAAAGGCACCGTTGGCGATGATGCGTATGGTCACCGACGGTCCGGATCATCCGAGTGCAGAGCGCATGCGGTTCATCGGGTCATACGTTCAGACACTGGATATTCCTGTGGAACTTATCTGGGGAATGAATGATCCCATTCTTGCCAAAGCCTTGCCCAATATGAAACAAAACTTCCCCGATGCGCATGTCACCGAAACCGAGGCGGGGCATTTTCTACAGGAGGAAGTACCGGCGGAGATTGCTGCTGCAATCCTGCGCGTACTGGATCAAATTGTGAATTAG